A portion of the Roseovarius sp. SCSIO 43702 genome contains these proteins:
- a CDS encoding cytochrome c biogenesis CcdA family protein → MFGIDLIDASLIPAMLVALAAGLLSFLSPCVLPIVPPYLAYMSGSTIAQLRGDTAVRNRALLPALFFVLGLSTIFLILGFAASLAGSAFMQYQGYFNALAGILVMVFGLHFLHILRVPFLDREARVDAGDQGGTAFGAYLLGLAFAFGWTPCIGPQLGAILSLAASEGSVPRGTFLLAVYAAGLGIPFLLVAAFLPRMGGLLDWMKRHMEVIERIMGLLLWTIGLMMLTGGFSAFAFWLLEVFPGLAALG, encoded by the coding sequence ATGTTCGGCATCGACCTCATAGACGCCTCCCTCATCCCCGCCATGCTCGTCGCGCTGGCGGCGGGGCTTCTGTCGTTCCTGAGCCCCTGCGTCCTGCCGATCGTGCCGCCCTACCTCGCCTACATGAGCGGCAGCACCATCGCGCAACTGCGCGGCGACACGGCGGTGCGCAATCGCGCGCTCCTGCCCGCGCTCTTCTTCGTGCTGGGCCTTTCGACGATCTTCCTGATCCTGGGCTTCGCCGCGTCGCTCGCCGGATCGGCCTTCATGCAATACCAAGGCTATTTCAACGCCTTGGCGGGCATTCTTGTCATGGTCTTCGGGCTGCATTTCCTGCACATCCTGCGTGTTCCCTTCCTCGATCGCGAGGCGCGCGTCGATGCGGGCGACCAGGGTGGCACCGCGTTCGGCGCCTATCTCCTGGGCCTCGCTTTCGCCTTCGGCTGGACCCCCTGCATCGGCCCGCAACTGGGCGCGATTCTCTCGCTCGCGGCCTCCGAGGGGTCGGTCCCGCGCGGCACGTTTCTCCTCGCGGTCTATGCGGCGGGGCTTGGCATCCCGTTCCTACTCGTCGCGGCGTTCCTGCCGCGCATGGGCGGGCTCCTCGACTGGATGAAACGTCACATGGAGGTCATCGAGCGCATCATGGGCCTGCTGCTCTGGACCATCGGCCTCATGATGCTGACCGGCGGCTTCTCGGCCTTCGCCTTCTGGCTGCTCGAGGTCTTCCCCGGGCTCGCGGCACTCGGTTAA
- a CDS encoding sulfurtransferase TusA family protein has product MSEHLTLDTQGLLCPLPVLKLRKLLKSLGKDARVTMLADDPAAVVDVPHFCAEAGHDLLETREAEGVLTFEIRVRG; this is encoded by the coding sequence ATGAGCGAACACCTGACCCTCGACACGCAAGGGCTGCTTTGCCCCCTGCCCGTTCTCAAACTTCGCAAGCTTCTGAAATCGCTTGGGAAAGATGCGCGCGTGACCATGCTGGCCGATGATCCGGCGGCGGTCGTGGACGTGCCGCATTTCTGCGCCGAGGCGGGCCACGATCTGCTGGAAACCCGCGAGGCGGAGGGGGTTCTGACCTTCGAGATCCGGGTGCGCGGCTGA